A section of the Papio anubis isolate 15944 chromosome 16, Panubis1.0, whole genome shotgun sequence genome encodes:
- the PARVG gene encoding gamma-parvin isoform X3 has product MELESLYDLLQLPKGVEPPAEEMLSQGGKKRYLPPTSRKDPKFEELQKVLMEWINTTLLPEHIVVRSLEEDMFDGLILHHLFQRLAALKLEAEDIALTAASQKHKLTVVLEAVNRSLQLEERQAKWSVETIFNKDLLSTLHLLVALAKRFQPNLSLPTNVQVEVITIESTKSGLKSEKSVEQLTEYSTDKDQPPKDVFDELFKLAPEKVNAVKEAIVNFVNQKLDRLGLSVQNLDTQFADGVILLLLIGQLEGFFLHLKEFYLTPNSPAEMLHNVTLALELLKDEGLLSCPVSPEDIVNKDAKSTLRVLYGLFCKHTQKAHRDSTPRGALN; this is encoded by the exons gaggaaagaagagatacCTGCCACCGACTTCCCGGAAGGACCCCAAATTTGAAGAACTGCAGAAG GTGCTGATGGAGTGGATCAACACCACTCTCCTCCCCGAGCACATTGTGGTCCGCAGCCTGGAGGAGGACATGTTCGACGGGCTCATCCTGCACCACCTATTCC agAGGCTGGCGGCACTCAAGCTGGAAGCAGAGGACATCGCCCTGACAGCCGCAAGCCAGAAGCACAAGCTCACAGTGGTGCTTGAGGCCGTGAACCGGAGTCTGCAGCTGGAGGAGCGGCAAGCCAAGTGGAGCGTGGAGA CCATCTTCAACAAGGACCTGCTGTCCACCCTGCACCTCCTTGTGGCCCTGGCCAAGCGCTTCCAGCCCAACCTGTCCCTCCCAACCAACGTCCAGGTGGAGGTCATCACCATTGAG agcACCAAGAGTGGTCTGAAGTCAGAGAAGTCGGTGGAACAGCTCACTGAATACAG CACAGACAAGGACCAGCCTCCAA AGGACGTCTTTGATGAATTATTTAAGCTGGCTCCGGAGAAAGTGAATGCAGTGAAAGAG GCCATCGTGAACTTTGTCAACCAGAAGCTGGACCGCCTGGGCCTGTCTGTGCAGAATCTGGACACCCAG TTTGCAGACGGGGTCATCTTACTCCTGCTGATTGGACAACTTGAAGGCTTCTTCCTGCACTTAAAGGAATTCTACCTCACTCCCAACTCTCCTGCGGAAATG CTTCACAACGTCACCCTGGCGCTGGAGCTGCTGAAGGATGAGGGCCTGCTCAGCTGTCCCGTCAGCCCTGAAG ACATCGTGAACAAGGATGCCAAGAGCACACTGCGGGTGCTCTATGGCCTGTTCTGCAAGCACACACAGAAAGCACACAGGGACAGTACGCCCCGTGGAGCCCTGAATTGA